DNA sequence from the Amycolatopsis sp. Hca4 genome:
CGAGGCCGCTCGGCTTGCCGCCGGGGGTCTGCACCGGGATGCCGACGAAGAAGAGCGCGAAGCCCTGGACGTCGACGCGCTGGAACTGGATGTTCGTGCTGGCGCCCACCGCCTGCCGCAGGTCGGCGGGCACGTCGTCGAGCGAAAGGCTGGACGTCGAGTGCAGGTCGCGGTAGACGACGAGGGCGTTGCTGGACTTGAGCGCCGTCGCGAAGGCGTCGAGCGTGGCCTGGGACGGCGGCAGCGACAGGGTGGGCAGGTACGCCACGATCTGGTCGCGCAGCTTCAGCATGGTCTGGTCCTGGATGCCCTCCAGGATGGCCCGGCGCGCGTAGACGTAGCTCGTGCCCGCCGCGGTCGTGGCGCCGAGGATCATGATGACCGCGAAGGCGGCGACCAGCCGGGGCCGCAGCCCGGCGAGCCACGACCGGATCCGCGGTGCCGTCACGAGCGGCCGAACCGGTAGCCGAACCCCCGGACCGTCTGCACGTACTCGGGCTTGGCCGGGACGTCCTCGATCTTCGAGCGCAGCCGCTGCACGCAGGCGTCGACGAGCCGGGAGTCCCCGAGGTAGTCGTGGTCCCACACGGCGGACAGGATCTGCTGGCGGCTGTACACCTGCCCGGGCGTGCGCGAGAGCTCCAGCAGCAGCTTGAGCTCGGTCGGGGTCAGCGACACCGGCGCGCCGCGCTTGGTCACCTCGAGCCCGGCCCGGTCGATGACCAGGTCGCCGTGCCGTTCCGCGGCCACGGTCGCCGTCCCGCCCGGCCGGTCGGCGGCCGAGCGGCGCAGGACCGCCCGGATCCGCGCGTCCAGCACCCGCGGCTCGACCGGCTTGGCGACGTAGTCGTCCGCGCCCGCCTCGAGCCCGGCGACGATGTCGAAGTCGTCGCTGCGCGCGGTGAGCATGATGATCGGGACCGGACCGGCCGCCCGCATCCGGCGGCAGGTCTCGAAGCCGTCCATGCCGGGCAGCATCAGGTCGAGCACGACGATGTCGGGCCGGTGGTGCACGAGCACCTCGATGCCGAGCTCGCCGGATTCCGCGGTCCGCACCACGTGCCCCTGCCTGCGCAGGGCCAGCTGCAGGCCCTCCCGCACCGCCGCGTCGTCCTCTACCACCAGTACCTCGGCCACGGCGCCATTATTCGGAAAAGCGCACGTCATGGCGACCCGGGCGGATCTTGTTGCAAAACCATGACATCGCCCTGACGGGATCCCGAAAAGCGCGTTCCAGACTCGGGGACATGGCAGTGATCCTCACCGACGCCCCTTCCGCAGCCCGGCCCGCACCTGTTTCACGGGCCGCGTCCCGCACCGCGGTACTGGCGGCGAGCGCGGCCGGGTTCGCCCTCGCGTTCGTCGCGGCCTACCTGCTCTTCGTCCGCACGGAGGCCGGCCGCGGCGTCGAGAACGGCGTCGTCCGCAGTGCCCAGTCCGCGGGGACCACAGTGGACTGGGCGGCCCCGCTGCGCGAGGTCGACCTGGTGGTGGTGCTCGGCGGCGTCGCGGTGCTGATCGTGGTGCTCTCCGTGGTGCGACGGCGGGTGGCCCTCGCGGTGCCGGCGCTGGTCCTGCTGGCCGCGCCGCTGGTGGTGGCCCAGCTGCTCAAGCTCTATGTCCTGGACCGCCCGAGCACCGGCGACCGGTTCGGCGTGGCGAGCCACAACAGCTTCCCGAGCGGGCACGTCAGCGCGGCGATGGCCGTGCTGGTGGCGCTCGCGATCGTCCTGCCCCGCCGGTTCCGGCGGCCGGCACTGGTGCTCGGCGGCTTCGGCGTCGCCTGGGTCTCGGCGGCGGCGGTGGCGCTGGGCTGGCACCGGTTGAGCGACACCGTCGGCGGCTGCCTGCTGGTCGCCGCGGTCACCTGCGCCGGGGCGGCGGTGGTGTCCGCCCGCCGCCCCGACGGTGACCGCATCCCCCTGCTCCCGGCCCTCACCGGCTTCCTGGCCCCGCTCGCCTTGATCCTGACCGGCTACGCGGTCCTCTCGACGGCCACTTCGGGCGCGGCCCAGTTCGTGGCGGCGCTGGTCCTGGCGGCCCTGTCATCGGTAGCCGTGGTGCTGCTGCTCACCGGCCCGCTGCGCCGGGTCGCGTTCGACCCGGCCGAAACCCGGGTCCGCCGCCTCCTCCGCCGACCGTGATGCCCCGCCAATCACACGTGAAGCCTCCCCAATCACGCGAGAACCCCCGCCAATCACGCGAGTCCCGTCCCCAATCACGCGAGTCCCGTCCCCAATCACGCGAGTCCCGTTCCCAATCACGTGAGTTACGCCTCTGATCACGCGAACCGACCCTCCAGGTACGCGAACCGACCGTCCAGATACGCGATCCGACCCTTCCGGCCCCCCCGCGCGACCGAGCCGGAGCGGGCCAGTTTCGCGGGATTGGCCCGCGACACCGGGACGTCACCGCGCCTAGCGTCGGTGAGATGGACCCGAGGCTCGCCGATGACCTGACCGCCCTGCCCGATCTCCTCGACGCCGCCGGCAAACTCGCGGCCGAGGCCCTTGCCGGGCTCGGCGAGCGGGCGGCCGCCGTCCCACCCGTGACCGCCGCCCCGGCGCCTTTGCCGCGCGAAGGCACCGGCGCCCGCGGTGCCCTGCACGAGTTCGCGCGACGCTGGGAACCCGGTTTCGCCGCCAGCGCCGGCCCGCGCTACCTCGGCTTCGTCACCGGCGGCGCGACCCCGGCCGCGCTGGCCGGGGACTGGCTCACCGCCGCCTACGACCAGAATCCCGCCAGCGGCGTGGACTCCTCGGCGCAGGACCTGGAACGCGAAACCGTCGGCTGGCTCGCGGAGCTGTTCGGCCTGGGCCCGGAGTTCTCCGGCGCCTTCGTCACCGGTGCCACGATGTCCACGGTCACCGGACTCGCCATCGCGCGCGAGTGGCTCGGGGAACAGGCCGGCGTGACCGTCTCCACCGAAGGTGCCGCCGCGCTCGGTCCGGTCACCGTGCTGTCCGGCTCGCCGCACTCGAGCGTCCTGAAGGCGTTGTCGTTCCTCGGGATGGGCCGGTCCGCGCTGCGGAAGGTGCCGGTGCTCCCGGGCCGCGAAGCCGTCGACGTCGCGAAGCTGGCCGAAGCACTCGAGACGCTCGACGGCCCCGCCGTCGTCGTCGCGAACGCCGGGACAGTGAACACCGTCGACTTCGACGACCTGCGAGCGATCGCCGAGCTCAAGCAGCGCCATCGCTTCTGGCTGCACGTCGACGCCGCGTTCGGCGGGTTCGTCGCGCTGTCCCCGGAGCACGCGGCCCTCACGGCCGGCCTCGACCAGGCCGATTCGGTGGTCGTCGACCTGCACAAGTGGCTCAACGTGCCGTACGACTCGGCCGTCCAGTTCACCCGCCGCCGCGACCTGCAGCTGCGCGTCTTCAGCAACAACGCCGCCTACCTCGGCGAAATCGGGGAGACGCCGGACTTCCTGCACCTCACGCCGGAGAACTCCCGGCGGCTGCGGGCGCTCCCGGCGTGGTTCTCGCTCGTGGCGTACGGCCGCGCCGGCCACCGCGAGATCGTCGAGCGCTGCATCGCACTGGCCCGCGACCTGGGCGCACGCATCGACGGCTCGCCGCACTGGCACCTGCTGGCGCCGGTGCGGCTCAACGTCGTCTGCTTCACCCCGGCCGGGGACGTCACACAGGACCGGATCGACGCCCTGGTCCGCGCCATCGCCGAAGACGGCACCACCTTCCTGACGCCGACGGTGTACGACGGCAGGCCCGCGTTGCGCGCCGCCTTCAGCAACTGGCGCACGACCACGGCCGACGTCGAGCGGGTGTTCGCCGTGCTGGAGCGCCTGGCGTCCCGGTCGTGAGTGCGCGGCCGGCTCGCTTGTCCCACCGGCCCGGGAATGCCAAGGTCACGGCGTGCCGATCTTCCGCGCGCCGGACGGAACCGCGCTCGCCGTCCACCTCGCCGGTTCCGGAGCCGAGCCGCCGGTGGTCTGCCTGCCCGGCGGTCCGATGCGCGCCGGCAGCTACCTCGGCGACCTCGGCGGCCTGACCGCCCGGCGCCGCGTCGCCGTGCTGGACCTGCGCGGCACCGGCGATTCGGCGGAACCCGCCGACCCCGCCACCTACCGGTGCGACCGCCAGATCGAGGACGTCGAGGCGTTGCGCAAGCACCTCGGCCTCGACCGCTTCGACCTCCTCGGGCACTCGGCCGGGGCGAGCCTGGCCGTCCGGTACGCGGCGCGGTACCCCCACCGCCTGAGCCGGCTCGCCCTGATCACGCCCAGCCCGCGCGCCGTCGGCTTCGACGTGCCGCCCGCCGAACGCCGCCGGATCATGGCCCGCCGCACCGGCGAGCCGTGGTACGCCACCGCGGCCGCCGCCTACGAGTCGATCGCCGCGAAGACGGCGACCCGCGCCGACTGGGCCGCGTTCGCCCCGTTCTACTACGGGAACTGGGACGCGGCGGCCCGCCGGCACCAGTCCGGGGAAGCCGGCCAACGCAACGGCGCGGCCGCCCGGGTCTACAACGCTCCCGGCGCCTTCGAGCCCGAGACGACCCGAGCCGCGCTCGGCGCGGTCACCGCGCCCGTGCTGGTGCTGGCCGGCGAGCTTGACTGGATCGCCAGCCCGGCGATCGCCGACCGGTTCGCCGGGCTGTTCCCCGACGGCCGGGCGGTCGTGCTGCCCGGCACCGCGCACTACCCGTGGCTGGACGACCCGGCGGCTTTCGGGTCAGCCGTGGGCGGATTCCTGGCCTGAGGCCGGGTTGCGGCGGGGTTTGATGCGCACGGCCGGCAGCGCGGGAGCCGGCAGGCGGTCGCCCGCATAGCCCGTCACCGCACCGAACTGGTCCGACTCGGCTTCCCACGCTGCGCGGAACGCGGCGATCTCCTCGTGGGTGCGGCCGACGAAGTTCCACCACATCAGGATCTCTTCGTCGAACGGCGTCCCGCCCAGCAGCAGGAACCGGGCCGGCCCGGTGCCGCGGTTGCTGAGGGTCAGCGAGCGCACGCCGGTGCCGACGTAACCCAGCTCGGCGGCCCGGACGCGGGTGCCGGCCACCTCGACGTCCCCGCTGTCGACCAGGACACCGTGTTCGAAGCCGGGGTCGACGCCGAGGGACATGTGTGCGTCCGGCCCGAGCACGATTTCCGCGCCGAGCAGCGGGGTGAACGTCGGGATCGGCGACGTCCGGCCGGCCAGCGAGCCGAGGAACACGCGGATTTCCGCGCCTTCGATCCGGTTCACCGAAGGGACGTAGTGGTCGAACGCGCGTGCCGTGTGCCGGTGCCGTTCGGGCAGGGCCACCCAGAGCTGGACGCCGTGCAGCGTCTTCGTGGCGGCGGTCGAGACCTCGGAGTGGCAGATGCCGTTCCCGCCGGTCATCAGGTTCAGCTCGCCGGGGCGCACCATCGCGTGCGTGCCGAGGCTGTCGCGGTGCTCGATCTCGCCGGCGAACAGCCAGCTGACGGTCTGCAGCCCGGTGTGCGGATGCGGCGCGACGTCCATCGCGCCGGCCCCGGCGACCTCGTCCGGGCCGTAGTGGTCGGCGAAGCACCACGCGCCGATCAGCGACCGCGACCGCTGGGGCAGGGTCCGCCGGACGCGCATCGCGCGCGGACCGCCGAGCGGGACGTCCCGCGGGGTGAGGATCTCGACGGCGGGCCGCTCGGGATCGGCGGCCGCCGGCCGGTCGCCGCAGGCGAGTTCGGCCGGGGCGGCCTCGGTGTTGCTCATGTCCGCCACGGTAGTCGTGGTGGAGGGGAACCGTGGGTGGGCGCGGTCACTCAGGCGTACTGCGGACCCGCCGGCACGAACCCGGCGGCCTCGCGCCCGGCCCGGGCCGCCGTCGCGGCGAACCGGCCGTAGCTCGCGGCGAGCAGCCCGAGATCGACGGCCGCCCCGGCCCCGGACGGCCACGCACGACCGTCCACCCACTGCCGCACCTCCCGCTCGGCCGCGACGGCGAGCGCGACCGCGGCACCGAGCGCCGTCCCGTCCCGGCCGAGCAGGACGTCCCGCAGCGCCCGCGCGGCCGCGACCGCGTGCCTGCCGAGGCGTTCCAGCGCGGGTCGCACCTCCAGCGGCACGGGCGCCTCGGCGACCTCTTCCGCAAGTCCACCCATCCGAGTGAGATCCGCGGCGATGTGCACGGCCGCCACGACCGTCTTCACGTCCGCCTCCGGCGGTGCGTGCAGGGCCAGCAGCGCGCACGCCTGGTCCTCGCACGCGGCCCCGAGCGCGGCCGCCGCACCGGCTTGCTCCCGCGCACGTCCGCCCAGCGTGTGGTCACTTTCCAGGATCGAGCGCGTGGCTTCCTCGAGCGCACTCGCGACGAGGTCGCTCAGGTCCGCCAGCCGGTGGGCGAGCGTCACGAGCTCCTTCTGGAAGGCGGTCGGCATGGCGGCAGGAAACCAGCCCGGACGGGTGTCGGCATCTCGTCACCGCCCCGGAATTGTCGGACCCCCGTGCTCTCCTCGTCGGCAAGAGCGGTGCACCCCGCACCCGGAGGACAAGGAGAGACCGATGGCAGGCGAAACGACGGTCACGGTGGTCGGCAACCTCACCGGCGACCCCGAGCTGCGCTTCACCCCGGCCGGCTCGGCGGTCGCGAACTTCACGGTCGCGAGCACGCCACGCCTGTTCGACCGCGAGTCCGGCGCCTGGCGCGACGGCGACCCGCTGTTCCTGCGCTGCAGCCTGTGGCGGGAGTACGCGGAAAACGTCGCCGAGTCGCTGGTGCGCGGCAGCCGCGTGATCGTCCAGGGCCGGCTGAGACAGCGGTCGTACGACACGAAGGAGGGCGAGCGCCGCACGGTGGTGGAGCTGGGGGTCGAGGAGATCGGGCCGGCCCTGCGGTACGCGACGGCCAAGGTGACCAAGGCCAGCCGCGCGACGGGCGTCGAGGGGAGCAGTTCCTGGATCCCGGAACCGGTGGCGGTGGGCGACCCGCCCTTCTGAGCCCATCCGTTCGCGGCCGGCCTCCGAACGCCCGTCGACGGGGCCTCGACCCGTGCTGGATCGCCTGCGGCGACGATGAGGGTGACGCTCCGGCCGGACCTGCTGTCGAAATCGCACCGTTCGATTCGACGCAGGGACAGAGGCCGAACCACGAGCGGGAGGGACCGACATGAACGGGAACGAGAAGACCGGCTCACCGGCGGCGCACCCCGTGGTCAACCACCGGATGCGGGCGATGCTCCGAGCGGTCGGCGCGGGCCGCGCCCGGGTGTCGTGCAGCAGCGAGCCGGACCTGTTCATCGACGGCCTCTCCTGCGGCGACCAGTTCGCGGCCCACGCACTGGCCCACCAGGGCCTGGTCCGCGCGACCCGCCCCGGCCGCCCGGGCGAGCTGGTCCCGGCGATCCTGACCCCCGAAGGCTGGGCGCTCATCACCCCCGAGCACAAATCGGCCGCCTGACCCGGCGACCGGGATGT
Encoded proteins:
- a CDS encoding response regulator transcription factor; its protein translation is MAEVLVVEDDAAVREGLQLALRRQGHVVRTAESGELGIEVLVHHRPDIVVLDLMLPGMDGFETCRRMRAAGPVPIIMLTARSDDFDIVAGLEAGADDYVAKPVEPRVLDARIRAVLRRSAADRPGGTATVAAERHGDLVIDRAGLEVTKRGAPVSLTPTELKLLLELSRTPGQVYSRQQILSAVWDHDYLGDSRLVDACVQRLRSKIEDVPAKPEYVQTVRGFGYRFGRS
- a CDS encoding phosphatase PAP2 family protein, with product MAVILTDAPSAARPAPVSRAASRTAVLAASAAGFALAFVAAYLLFVRTEAGRGVENGVVRSAQSAGTTVDWAAPLREVDLVVVLGGVAVLIVVLSVVRRRVALAVPALVLLAAPLVVAQLLKLYVLDRPSTGDRFGVASHNSFPSGHVSAAMAVLVALAIVLPRRFRRPALVLGGFGVAWVSAAAVALGWHRLSDTVGGCLLVAAVTCAGAAVVSARRPDGDRIPLLPALTGFLAPLALILTGYAVLSTATSGAAQFVAALVLAALSSVAVVLLLTGPLRRVAFDPAETRVRRLLRRP
- a CDS encoding pyridoxal-dependent decarboxylase encodes the protein MDPRLADDLTALPDLLDAAGKLAAEALAGLGERAAAVPPVTAAPAPLPREGTGARGALHEFARRWEPGFAASAGPRYLGFVTGGATPAALAGDWLTAAYDQNPASGVDSSAQDLERETVGWLAELFGLGPEFSGAFVTGATMSTVTGLAIAREWLGEQAGVTVSTEGAAALGPVTVLSGSPHSSVLKALSFLGMGRSALRKVPVLPGREAVDVAKLAEALETLDGPAVVVANAGTVNTVDFDDLRAIAELKQRHRFWLHVDAAFGGFVALSPEHAALTAGLDQADSVVVDLHKWLNVPYDSAVQFTRRRDLQLRVFSNNAAYLGEIGETPDFLHLTPENSRRLRALPAWFSLVAYGRAGHREIVERCIALARDLGARIDGSPHWHLLAPVRLNVVCFTPAGDVTQDRIDALVRAIAEDGTTFLTPTVYDGRPALRAAFSNWRTTTADVERVFAVLERLASRS
- a CDS encoding alpha/beta fold hydrolase: MPIFRAPDGTALAVHLAGSGAEPPVVCLPGGPMRAGSYLGDLGGLTARRRVAVLDLRGTGDSAEPADPATYRCDRQIEDVEALRKHLGLDRFDLLGHSAGASLAVRYAARYPHRLSRLALITPSPRAVGFDVPPAERRRIMARRTGEPWYATAAAAYESIAAKTATRADWAAFAPFYYGNWDAAARRHQSGEAGQRNGAAARVYNAPGAFEPETTRAALGAVTAPVLVLAGELDWIASPAIADRFAGLFPDGRAVVLPGTAHYPWLDDPAAFGSAVGGFLA
- a CDS encoding pirin family protein, producing the protein MSNTEAAPAELACGDRPAAADPERPAVEILTPRDVPLGGPRAMRVRRTLPQRSRSLIGAWCFADHYGPDEVAGAGAMDVAPHPHTGLQTVSWLFAGEIEHRDSLGTHAMVRPGELNLMTGGNGICHSEVSTAATKTLHGVQLWVALPERHRHTARAFDHYVPSVNRIEGAEIRVFLGSLAGRTSPIPTFTPLLGAEIVLGPDAHMSLGVDPGFEHGVLVDSGDVEVAGTRVRAAELGYVGTGVRSLTLSNRGTGPARFLLLGGTPFDEEILMWWNFVGRTHEEIAAFRAAWEAESDQFGAVTGYAGDRLPAPALPAVRIKPRRNPASGQESAHG
- a CDS encoding phosphate uptake regulator PhoU — protein: MPTAFQKELVTLAHRLADLSDLVASALEEATRSILESDHTLGGRAREQAGAAAALGAACEDQACALLALHAPPEADVKTVVAAVHIAADLTRMGGLAEEVAEAPVPLEVRPALERLGRHAVAAARALRDVLLGRDGTALGAAVALAVAAEREVRQWVDGRAWPSGAGAAVDLGLLAASYGRFAATAARAGREAAGFVPAGPQYA
- a CDS encoding single-stranded DNA-binding protein, whose translation is MAGETTVTVVGNLTGDPELRFTPAGSAVANFTVASTPRLFDRESGAWRDGDPLFLRCSLWREYAENVAESLVRGSRVIVQGRLRQRSYDTKEGERRTVVELGVEEIGPALRYATAKVTKASRATGVEGSSSWIPEPVAVGDPPF